Proteins from one Panicum virgatum strain AP13 chromosome 7K, P.virgatum_v5, whole genome shotgun sequence genomic window:
- the LOC120641028 gene encoding probable L-ascorbate peroxidase 7, chloroplastic, with product MAERLAAATAATLRASAAAPSARRAARASRAFFPNPSASPARAGVALRAAPSRLPQKARAVRCSAAAATAASDATQLKAAREGIRELLGTTHCHPVLVRLGWHDSGTYDKNIEEWPQRGGANGSLRFDVELKHGANAGLINALKLIQPIKDKYPGITYADLFQLASATAIEEAGGPKIPMKYGRVDVTGPEQCPPEGKLPDAGPSSPADHLREVFYRMGLDDKDIVVLSGAHTLGRSRPERSGWGKPETKYTKNGPGAPGGQSWTAEWLKFDNSYFKEIKEKRDQDLLVLPTDAALFEDPAFKVYAEKYAADQDAFFKDYAEAHAKLSNLGAKFNPPQGISLDD from the exons ATGGCcgagcgcctcgccgccgccaccgcggccaccCTCCgagcctcggccgccgccccgtccgcccgccgcgcggcgcgggccaGCCGCGCCTTTTTCCCGAACCCGTCGGCCTCGCCAGCTCGCGCGGGCGTcgccctccgcgccgcgccctccCGGCTCCCGCAG AAGGCGAGGGCGGTGaggtgctcggcggcggctgcgacggcggcgtccgACGCAACGCAGCTGAAGGCCGCCCGCGAGGGCATCAGGGAGCTTCTCGGGACGACTCATTGCCACCCCGTCCTG GTCCGCCTGGGATGGCATGATTCTGGTACATATGACAAGAATATTGAGGAGTGGCCACAACGAGGTGGAGCTAATGGAAGCTTAAGATTTGATGTTGAACTGAAACATGGAGCCAATGCTG GCCTGATAAATGCTCTAAAGCTTATCCAACCAATTAAGGACAAGTACCCGGGCATTACTTATGCGGATTTATTTCAGTTGGCAAGTGCTACAGCAATTGAG GAAGCTGGTGGCCCAAAGATTCCAATGAAATATGGACGGGTTGATGTTACAGGACCTGAGCAGTGCCCACCTGAGGGGAAGCTTCCTG ATGCTGGCCCAAGTTCACCTGCTGACCACTTGAGGGAGGTATTCTACAGAATGGGCCTTGATGACAAG GACATTGTTGTCTTGTCTGGAGCACATACACTTGGAAGGTCCAGGCCTGAACGGAGTGGCTGGGGAAAACCAGAGACAAAATATACC AAAAATGGTCCTGGTGCACCTGGTGGGCAGTCATGGACAGCTGAGTGGTTGAAATTTGATAACAGTTACTTCAAG GAGATTAAAGAGAAAAGAGATCAGGATCTTCTGGTCCTACCTACAGATGCTGCTTTATTTGAGGACCCAGCATTCAAG GTCTATGCAGAGAAATATGCAGCGGACCAAGATGCATTCTTTAAAGACTACGCTGAGGCTCATGCTAAACTGAGCAATCTGGGTGCAAAGTTCAATCCTCCACAG GGAATCTCTCTGGATGATTAG
- the LOC120641029 gene encoding psbP domain-containing protein 2, chloroplastic-like, whose translation MSLVSPRCGPPLALGGRHRRRPHRARAVAPKCETSPSHPPVLTRRAVSAAALLLPLPASWPQLPVASASEAAAAAAEAQGESGVPEGLELERYTDQEQGFTLLKPASWPKVDKAGATALFQQEGKGRNNIGVVVNPVRLNSLTEFGTPQFVADKLLQAEKKKESTKSAEVISAGERTGHGGLTVYEIEYALDSTRGGMKRIFSAAFVASRKLYLLNIAYSDAQEKPLDSQTRTVLEQVLHSFDSV comes from the exons ATGTCACTCGTCTCTCCCCGCTGCGGCCCGCCGCTAGCgctcggcggccgccaccgccgccgcccgcatcgGGCCCGAGCCGTCGCGCCCAAATGCGAGACCTCCCCCTCCCATCCTCCCGTCCTGACCCGGAGGGCCgtgtccgccgccgcgctgctcctccccctccccgcctcgtGGCCGCAACTCCCCGTCGCCTCCGcgtccgaggcggcggcggcggcggcggaagcacaAGGAGAAAGTGGAGTTCCAGAGGGGCTAGAACTGGAGCGGTACACCGACCAGGAGCAAGGCTTCACCCTCCTCAAGCCGGCCTCCTGGCCCAAG GTGGACAaggcgggcgcgacggcgctGTTTCAGCAGGAGGGGAAAGGGAGGAACAACATTGGGGTTGTCGTCAACCCTGTCCGGCTCAATTCGCTGACGGAGTTTGGGACGCCGCAGTTTGTTGCCGACAAGCTTCTGCAGGCAGAGAAGAAGAAG GAAAGCACGAAGTCTGCTGAGGTGATTTCAGCTGGAGAGAGAACAGGTCATGGTGGCCTGACAGTGTATGAAATTGAGTACGCACTGGATAGCACCAGGGGAGGGATGAAGCGGATCTTCTCAGCTGCATTTGTTGCTTCAAGGAAGCTCTATCTTCTCAATATTGCCTATTCAGATGCCCAGGAGAAGCCCTTGGACAGCCAGACTAGAACTGTTCTGGAACAAGTTCTCCATTCTTTTGATTCTGTATAG
- the LOC120641030 gene encoding amino-acid permease BAT1 homolog, whose product MDGERGEALVVDSGEKRLNELGYKQELRREMTLFKTLAISFSTMTLFTGITPLYGTSLQYAGPASLVWGWVVVSFFTWFVGVAMAEICSSFPTTGSLYFWAAHLAGPVWGPLASWCCAWLEAIGLIAGIGTQAYAGSQVLQSIILLCTGTNTGGGYLAPRWLFLVMYIGLTLIWAVLNTFALEVIAFLDVISMWWQVIGGTVIVVMLPLVAKTTQPASYVFTHFQTAPEVTGISSSAYAVVLSFLVSQYSLYGYDAAAHLTEETKGADKNGPIAILSSIGIISVFGWAYILALTFSIQDFSYLYDPNNETAGTFVPAQILYDAFHGRYHSSVGAIVLLFVIWGSFFFGGLSITTSAARVVYALSRDRGVPLSSVWRRIHPRHKVPANAVWLCAAVCALLGLPILRLNVVFTAITSVATIGWVGGYAVPIFARMVMREEDFRPGPFYLGAASRPVCLVAFLWICYTCAVFLLPTTYPIKMDTFNYAPIALGVCLGLIMLWWALDARKWFKGPVRNIDDHNGNGKV is encoded by the exons ATGGACGGGGAGAGGGGGGAGGCGCTGGTGGTGGACTCCGGCGAGAAGCGCCTCAACGAGCTCGGGTACAAGCAGGAGCTCCGCAGGGAGATG ACGCTGTTCAAGACGCTGGCCATCTCCTTCTCGACGATGACGCTCTTCACGGGGATCACGCCGCTGTACGGGACCAGCCTGCAGTACGCGGGGCCGGCCTCCCTCGTCTGGGGCTGGGTCGTCGTCTCCTTCTTCACCTGGTTCGTCGGCGTCGCCATGGCCGAGATCTGCTCCTCCTTCCCG ACCACAGGCTCCCTGTATTTCTGGGCTGCGCACTTGGCCGGTCCAGTATGGGGTCCGTTGGCATCTTGGTGCTGCGCTTGGCTGGAGGCAATTGGCCTCATTGCCGGAATTGGCACACAG GCATATGCAGGATCCCAGGTACTGCAGAGCATCATTCTACTCTGCACCGGCACCAACACGGGCGGTGGCTACCTGGCCCCGCGCTGGCTATTCCTGGTCATGTACATCGGGCTAACCCTGATCTGGGCCGTGCTCAACACCTTTGCGCTCGAGGTCATCGCCTTCCTCGACGTGATCTCCATGTGGTGGCAG GTGATTGGTGGCACCGTCATCGTGGTGATGCTCCCGCTGGTGGCCAAGACCACGCAGCCGGCGTCGTACGTGTTCACCCATTTCCAGACGGCCCCGGAGGTGACCGGGATCAGCAGCAGCGCCTACGCCGTCGTCCTGTCCTTCCTGGTGAGCCAGTACTCCCTGTATGGGtacgacgcggcggcgcacctGACGGAGGAGACCAAGGGCGCCGACAAGAATGGTCCCATCGCCATCCTCTCCAGCATCGGCATCATCTCCGTCTTTGGGTGGGCGTACATCCTCGCGCTCACCTTCAGCATCCAG GACTTCAGCTACCTGTACGACCCCAACAACGAGACGGCCGGCACGTTCGTGCCGGCGCAGATCCTGTACGACGCGTTCCACGGGCGGTACCACAGCTCGGTGGGCGCCATCGTGCTGCTCTTCGTCATCTGGGGCTCCTTCTTCTTCGGCGGGCTGTCCATCACGACGAGCGCGGCGCGCGTGGTGTACGCGCTGTCGCGCGACCGCGGCGTGCCCCTGTCGTCCGTGTGGCGCCGCATCCACCCGCGGCACAAGGTGCCGGCGAACGCGGTGTGGCTGTGCGCGGCGGTGTGCGCGCTGCTGGGCCTGCCGATCCTGCGCCTCAACGTGGTGTTCACGGCCATCACGTCCGTGGCCACCATCGGGTGGGTGGGCGGCTACGCCGTGCCCATCTTCGCGCGCATGGTTATGCGGGAGGAGGACTTCCGGCCGGGGCCCTTCTACCTGGGCGCCGCCAGCCGCCCCGTCTGCCTCGTCGCCTTCCTGTGGATCTGCTACACCTGCGCCGTGTTCCTGCTCCCCACCACGTACCCGATCAAGATGGACACCTTCAACTACGCGCCCATCGCGCTCGGGGTCTGCCTCGGCCTCATCATGCTCTGGTGGGCGCTCGACGCCAGGAAGTGGTTCAAGGGCCCCGTCAGGAACATCGACGACCACAACGGCAACGGCAAGGTCTGA